A window from Vigna angularis cultivar LongXiaoDou No.4 chromosome 7, ASM1680809v1, whole genome shotgun sequence encodes these proteins:
- the LOC108337493 gene encoding probable aldo-keto reductase 1, which yields MAQSVEIPRVKLGTQGLGVSKLGYGCMGLTGAYNDPLREEEGISVIKHAFDQGITFFDTADIYGVDHANEILVGKALKQLPREKIQIATKFGITKIDSSEMFVNGTPEYVRSCCEGSLKRLGVEYIDLYYQHRVDLSVPIEDTVGELKKLVEEGKVRYIGLSEASPDTIRRAHAVHPITAVQMEWSLWTRDIEEEIVPLCRELGIGIVPYSPLGRGFFGGKGVLETVSTVSSLMTHPRFQTENLDKNKRLYEKIERLAAKHHCTPSQLALAWILHQGNDVAPIPGTTKIKNLDQNIGGVSLKLAESELREISEAVPIDGVAGNRHYYGSSSFAWTIANTPPKDPRV from the exons ATGGCGCAGAGTGTGGAAATTCCTCGTGTGAAACTCGGAACTCAAGGCCTTGGG GTTTCGAAGTTGGGATACGGTTGTATGGGTCTCACTGGAGCTTACAATGATCCACTTCGGGAAGAGGAAGGCATATCTGTTATCAAACATGCATTCGATCAAGGAATCACTTTCTTTGACACTGCTGATATTTATGGGGTCGACCATGCTAACGAAATTTTGGTCGGAAAG GCTCTGAAGCAGCTACCAAGAGAAAAGATCCAAATAGCTACCAAATTTGGCATAACAAAGATTGATTCTTCTGAAATGTTTGTTAATGGGACACCAGAGTACGTGCGGTCATGCTGTGAAGGCAGCTTGAAACGTCTTGGTGTTGAGTACATTGATCTCTATTATCAGCACAGAGTGGACTTATCAGTACCAATAGAAGATACA GTAGGTGAACTCAAGAAACTGGTGGAAGAGGGGAAAGTGAGGTATATTGGATTATCTGAAGCAAGTCCAGATACTATAAGGAGAGCACATGCTGTTCATCCCATCACTGCTGTTCAAATGGAGTGGTCCCTTTGGACTCGTGACATTGAGGAGGAGATAGTTCCTCTCTGCAG GGAGCTTGGCATTGGAATTGTACCATACAGCCCTCTTGGTCGAGGTTTCTTTGGTGGCAAAGGAGTTCTGGAAACCGTGTCAACTGTTAGCTCCCTG ATGACACATCCACGCTTCCAAACCGAGAACCTGGACAAGAACAAAAGATTGTATGAGAAAATAGAAAGACTTGCTGCGAAACACCACTGCACTCCTTCACAGTTGGCTTTAGCATGGATTCTCCACCAAGGCAACGATGTTGCGCCTATTCCTG GCACTACTAAGATTAAGAACCTGGATCAAAACATTGGTGGGGTATCGTTGAAATTAGCAGAAAGTGAGTTGAGAGAAATTTCTGAGGCAGTTCCCATTGATGGTGTAGCAGGGAATCGACACTACTATGGATCATCTAGTTTTGCGTGGACCATTGCTAATACACCTCCAAAAGATCCCAGGGTCTAA
- the LOC108336207 gene encoding la-related protein 1C, producing MVTTVKSPHHHSSPPQMQSADINSPKFPRKNLPSPWAQVVRGGELESAPGIHQSPPSTSSSSSSLITDQALSSDCSPKVVPPSPQMDNSNTVGVADTSDVAEDNADRSKKPVWNKPSNGVVETGPVMGAESWPSLSASTKGSAKLPAESSSETVADGSLSTSQVPMTSQAPQKPSNTNPKANPATNYNVPVRQRSMKRLGGGGIVSGPSQSNFSNPPPPPPPPPFPVYHLPPVSYGMVPVVPEPASRDHYRNSNWDPRSMMGGFVPGMNEYRGSSQRSYFGHNPRGDGSYHNSYGSRHDQDRRNYGNTRDTFVPQPRMPPRGLLRHPPPSPAAFVGHQPIGPFANPMGFSEFYYYQPVTMDQFTGMPYFTPSPPPTTFFPAADSALSNMIQRQIEYYFSDANLVRDGFLRSKMDEQGWVPVTLIADFPRVKSLTTNVQLILDSMRTSTIVEVLGDKLRRQNEWMRWVSSAITRSGSTSTSSSPRGSRYNNLTTNFQAITLEETTVL from the exons ATGGTTACCACTGTCAAATCTCCCCATCATCACTCCTCTCCCCCGCAGATGCAGTCTGCCGATATCAACAGTCCCAAGTTCCCGCGAAAAAATCTTCCCTCGCCGTGGGCTCAGGTTGTTCGCGGCGGAGAGCTGGAATCAGCACCTGGCATCCACCAATCGCCGCCATCAACgtcatcctcctcctcatcacTGATTACGGACCAGGCCCTCTCGTCTGACTGTTCTCCCAAGGTCGTTCCCCCGTCGCCGCAGATGGACAATTCTAACACGGTTGGTGTTGCCGATACCTCTGATGTCGCCGAGGACAATGCTGATCGTTCTAAGAAACCCGTTTGGAATAAGCCCTCAAACGGCGTCGTCGAGACTGGACCTGTAATGGGCGCTGAATCGTGGCCCTCATTGTCTGCATCCACCAAAGGTTCTGCCAAATTGCCAGCTGAATCTTCCTCCGAGACCGTTGCTGATGGATCACTCTCAACTTCTCAG GTGCCAATGACTTCACAGGCTCCTCAGAAACCCTCTAATACTAATCCAAAAGCCAATCCTGCAACAAACTATAATGTGCCTGTTAGACAAAGATCGATGAAGCGGTTAGGTGGCGGTGGCATTGTGTCTGGTCCTTCCCAGAGCAACTTCTCCAATCCTCCTCCACCACCGCCACCGCCACCTTTTCCTGTATACCATCTCCCACCAGTTAGCTATGGTATGGTACCAGTGGTACCTGAGCCTGCTTCAAGAGATCATTACCGGAACAGTAATTGGGACCCAAGGTCAATGATGGGGGGTTTTGTGCCTGGGATGAATGAATATCGTGGTTCATCTCAGAGGAGTTATTTTGGGCATAATCCCCGAGGAGATGGTTCCTATCATAATAGCTATGGTAGCAGGCATGATCAAGATCGCCGAAATTATGGGAATACTAGAGACACTTTTGTACCTCAACCAAGGATGCCTCCAAGAGGATTACTGAGGCACCCACCTCCCAGCCCTGCTGCTTTTGTGGGCCATCAGCCCATTGGACCATTTGCTAACCCCATGGGTTTTTCTG AGTTTTATTACTATCAGCCAGTAACAATGGACCAGTTTACTGGTATGCCTTATTTCACGCCCAGCCCCCCTCCTACAACATTCTTTCCAGCTGCTGACTCTGCTCTCTCCAATATGATACAACGCCAAATTGAATATTACTTTAG TGACGCTAATTTAGTGAGGGATGGGTTTTTAAGGTCCAAAATGGATGAACAGGGTTGGGTTCCTGTTACTTTGATAGCTGACTTCCCTCGA GTTAAAAGTCTTACAACCAATGTTCAGTTGATCTTGGATTCTATGAGAACTTCCACGATAGTGGAAGTGCTG GGTGACAAGTTGAGAAGACAGAATGAATGGATGAGATGGGTGTCCTCTGCTATTACACGGTCTGGATCTACTTCTACTTCATCGTCTCCCCGTGGGTCAAGATACAATAACTTGACAACTAATTTTCAAGCTATCACCCTGGAAGAAACAACAGTCCTGTAG
- the LOC108337028 gene encoding GDSL esterase/lipase At1g23500 — MEQLFWERAVSIVFVFFALRFPRAVATKPVVPALFSFGDSILDTGNNNNLQTMSKCNFPPYGKDFPGGVPTGRFCNGRNPTDLIASALGVKETVPAYLSTTLTPQDLITGVSFASGGSGLDDLTSKVQGVITTPAQLAMFKEYIGKLTAVVGQQRASEILANSIFLVSAGNNDVAFTYSFLLATTRPFPQYVSYLISLATNFYKSLYDLGVRKVWVLSTLPLGCLPGGRTTGGGPLRFCAELANMEAQTFNGQLSAAVDSLKASLPNYDIRFVDVYNPFLSIINNPQASGFTDAGEACCGTAPFGVSGLCNLLDICPNPSTYIFWDFAHPTERAYQLVVNSILQKMNMNVPSFFASSHVNTSITN; from the exons ATGGAACAGTTATTTTGGGAGAGAGCAGTATCAATTGTGTTCGTTTTCTTTGCTCTGAGATTTCCCAGGGCAGTAGCTACTAAACCAGTAGTTCCAGCATTGTTTTCATTCGGAGACTCGATTCTTGATACAGGAAACAATAACAATCTTCAAACGATGAGCAAGTGTAATTTTCCACCCTATGGAAAGGATTTCCCTGGAGGAGTACCTACAGGAAGATTCTGCAATGGAAGAAATCCCACAGATTTGATAG CATCTGCATTGGGAGTAAAAGAAACAGTGCCAGCATATCTTAGCACCACCTTGACTCCTCAAGACCTCATCACTGGGGTTTCCTTTGCTTCTGGTGGTTCTGGGCTTGATGATCTCACTTCTAAAGTACAG GGAGTTATAACAACGCCAGCCCAACTGGCGATGTTCAAAGAATACATAGGAAAGCTGACAGCAGTTGTCGGACAACAACGTGCGAGTGAGATCCTAGCCAACAGCATTTTCCTTGTTTCTGCCGGCAACAACGACGTTGCCTTCACCTATTCTTTCCTTCTTGCCACCACACGTCCTTTCCCTCAATATGTCTCTTATTTAATTTCCCTCGCTACAAACTTCTACAAG AGTCTATATGATCTTGGAGTACGAAAAGTGTGGGTGTTAAGCACATTGCCACTGGGATGCTTACCTGGAGGTAGAACAACAGGTGGAGGGCCATTGAGATTTTGTGCAGAACTTGCGAACATGGAAGCACAGACATTCAATGGGCAGTTATCAGCAGCAGTTGATTCTCTCAAAGCCAGTCTTCCAAATTATGACATTAGATTCGTCGATGTTTATAATCCTTTTCTTAGTATTATTAATAATCCACAGGCATCAG GGTTTACAGACGCCGGTGAAGCGTGTTGTGGGACTGCTCCATTTGGAGTTTCAGGGCTGTGTAACCTTCTGGATATATGTCCAAATCCTTCCACTTACATTTTCTGGGATTTTGCTCATCCGACCGAGAGAGCTTATCAGCTTGTGGTGAATTCTATTCTTCAGAAAATGAACATGAATGTTCCAAGCTTTTTTGCTTCTTCTCATGTTAACACTTCTATCACAAATTAA